A single window of Colletotrichum destructivum chromosome 9, complete sequence DNA harbors:
- a CDS encoding Putative ricin B-like lectin — MATEMPRENPEADRTSALATTATASAPSKHPENKHLGDVPWPGKTFFIIEKQTGKAITLVEGQPVLLDLTSTRDAGTAWLCVEKQGYFGFQNPKSGKFLGHGSKTAVGAWALELNEWELWTPRQHPEGGYQLLSPLWAHTLMVLCVAEDRIGLCRRTHGTTLWEFISID, encoded by the coding sequence ATGGCTACCGAAATGCCGCGCGAAAATCCAGAGGCCGACCGCACGTCTGCCCTCGCCACCACTGCCACCGCTTCCGCACCAAGCAAACATCCAGAGAACAAACACCTGGGCGACGTCCCATGGCCTGGAAAGACATTCTTCATCATCGAGAAGCAGACCGGCAAGGCCATCACCCTCGTCGAAGGGCAGCCCGTGCTCCTTGACCTCACCAGCACCCGCGATGCCGGCACCGCCTGGCTCTGCGTCGAGAAGCAAGGCTACTTCGGCTTCCAGAATCCAAAGTCGGGAAAATTCCTCGGTCACGGCAGCAAGACCGCCGTCGGGGCGTGGGCGCTGGAGCTGAACGAGTGGGAGCTGTGGACGCCGAGGCAGCACCCGGAGGGGGGCTACCAGCTGCTTTCGCCCCTGTGGGCGCACACTCTCATGGTGCTTTGCGTTGCGGAGGACAGGATCGGGTTGTGTCGACGGACTCATGGTACGACGTTGTGGGAGTTCATTTCAATAGACTAA
- a CDS encoding Putative Zinc finger, RING-type, von Willebrand factor, type A, TRIAD supradomain-containing protein: MATDEVFDLLFLTDATASMRSYLQALNQSLPEIIRISSLTDAFSRVGVMAYRDYSTDSLTEWSGWHAASAREANENPDSITQAKLLDMASKIRAESGWRNIDWPEAAKSGLAHAYSVMRQEATTIIILYADAPPHLPGTDTKNRRREIDHLSNPDTFNGCGSLFTDWVSGAKTLRDGQKKARVFPLIQGAIADTVAPFTYLAHVTGGTCFQLANAHPDISTADAISQLTTAILLTWMGVAKQGASVSGQRRFARVCQYRNSQDLEQLKSEEDRAAEVFFPVDRHVEGPANANITYGHFTLDELPEAIEPRKTLLLDFSRRYRVDEGYRTLVASQLQSIIEADVATVAVNPVFGSLWRAVCNDRDNPVREQLISSFGYHVDRIKDLNKMAQMKLWLEESYDYAAEVLEIIGTVAEIQRFPCVFMDPTASFEATDGDVSEEGEEATGPGSTTFTREELLEIGRSCDYRVLRRLGKVLTRLTYVNSEKELPVHIKAAAVDQVTRIPVALANPEHQRKFWKILLHLVLPGTMLAARPAALLAALALRMGIQPLRDAADQELLAFTDKWNNLDIPETWNASCLSLLLDADEDFERRVAKGVTQRPDLETRILLEGDCRLFKTLVDYKLLELNLNTTLQAKIGWCPEKSKVAVGPVAVCMGCKFPRSVTIMGKDGICGLCPQHDQCKCSVCKPAGDADLRLCNNVSYDDTENTEATWVECFTPSCRAQYVVYNPETLNVRAKCYYCRHENSPGAESKTAPCVECTQCLNRIIYPESYRSSDFDVSTFKCYACATNRVTVVNHETSAKGLSNENGDAWLLRNEGSAIKEPFNGRSLFHTISQVPESQRSALATDVEVIPSAQQQQPIKLTVRGKPVHNPADIVECLSGWVHSRRTESGVCSLCFSNVKKTDLRRACGRKDCHQQVCSGCSKDWYGLNTRGTLINAAALCCPFCRRRPIAKTVSPFGVSHIGDLNTAVADTEWIYGWCQDCGFAQRYAERVCAAGAPEVSGWSCDGCKKGGKMQVRNCPGCGTPTEKTGGCDHITCTVPGCSAHWCFSCGKNVGLSDIYAHMSSAHGGYWDTGGDEEDDGYENE; the protein is encoded by the coding sequence ATGGCAACCGACGAGGTCTTCGACCTGCTGTTTTTGACAGACGCCACCGCCTCCATGCGCAGCTATCTACAGGCCCTGAACCAGTCTCTCCCCGAAATCATCCGCATATCCTCCCTCACAGACGCCTTCTCCCGTGTAGGAGTCATGGCTTACCGTGATTATTCCACCGACAGTCTGACGGAGTGGTCTGGCTGGCACGCGGCTTCTGCTCGGGAAGCCAACGAGAACCCTGACTCCATCACGCAGGCCAAGCTGCTGGATATGGCCAGCAAGATTCGGGCAGAATCCGGCTGGAGAAACATCGATTGGCCCGAGGCTGCAAAGTCGGGCCTCGCCCATGCCTACAGCGTCATGCGTCAAGAggccaccaccatcatcatcctctaCGCCGACGCCCCTCCCCATCTCCCGGGTACGGACACTAAGAACAGACGGAGGGAGATTGACCACCTTTCCAACCCAGACACTTTCAATGGCTGTGGGTCCCTATTCACCGACTGGGTTTCTGGTGCCAAGACCCTCCGCGACGGTCAGAAGAAGGCCAGGGTCTTTCCACTCATCCAAGGTGCCATCGCCGATACCGTCGCTCCCTTCACCTATCTAGCCCACGTCACGGGCGGCACCTGCTTCCAGCTGGCCAATGCTCATCCCGACATATCCACGGCCGACGCCATTTCCCAGTTGACTAccgccatcctcctcacCTGGATGGGCGTTGCGAAGCAGggcgcctccgtctccggACAACGCCGTTTTGCCCGCGTTTGCCAATACCGAAATTCCCAGGACCTGGAACAGCTCAAGAGCGAGGAGGATAGAGCTGCCGAGGTCTTCTTTCCAGTTGATCGCCATGTCGAAGGCCCGGCCAATGCCAATATTACTTATGGACACTTTACCCTCGATGAGCTGCCCGAGGCTATTGAGCCTCGCAAGACTCTACTCCTTGACTTCTCCAGACGCTATCGTGTCGACGAGGGATACCGCACTCTGGTTGCAAGCCAGCTCCAGTCCATCATCGAAGCCGACGTAGCCACGGTTGCCGTCAACCCTGTCTTCGGCAGCCTCTGGCGAGCGGTCTGCAACGATCGAGACAACCCTGTCCGAGAACAGCTAATTTCTTCATTCGGTTACCATGTCGATCGGATAAAAGACCTGAACAAAATGGCACAAATGAAGCTTTGGCTCGAGGAGTCATATGATTATGCCGCTGAGGTCTTGGAAATTATCGGGACGGTAGCCGAAATCCAGAGGTTTCCGTGCGTCTTCATGGACCCCACAGCATCGTTCGAGGccaccgacggcgacgtcagcgaagagggcgaagaAGCCACCGGGCCTGGCTCTACGACATTCACTCGCGAAGAACTTCTGGAAATCGGCCGATCCTGCGACTACCGTGTTCTTCGACGTCTTGGAAAGGTGCTGACGCGCTTGACCTACGTTAACTCGGAGAAAGAATTGCCGGTGCACATCAAGGCGGCCGCGGTTGACCAAGTCACGAGAATCCCGGTGGCTCTGGCGAACCCAGAGCATCAGCGCAAGTTTTGGAAGATTCTTTTGCACCTTGTTCTACCTGGGACAATGTTGGCAGCCCGTCCTGCCGCACTCCTTGCCGCACTCGCCCTTCGAATGGGTATCCAGCCACTCCGAGATGCCGCCGACCAAGAGCTCCTTGCCTTCACCGACAAATGGAACAACCTCGACATCCCCGAAACGTGGAATGCCAGCTGCCTCTCGCTCCTTCTCGATGCTGACGAGGATTTTGAACGACGGGTCGCCAAGGGCGTGACGCAGCGCCCAGATCTCGAGACTCGCATCCTGCTAGAGGGAGATTGCCGCCTTTTCAAGACTCTAGTCGACTACAAGCTCCTTGAGCTGAACCTGAACACCACCCTTCAGGCCAAGATTGGGTGGTGTCCTGAAAAGTCAAAGGTGGCCGTTGGTCCTGTTGCGGTCTGCATGGGCTGCAAGTTCCCACGTTCGGTCACCATCATGGGCAAAGATGGCATCTGCGGCCTTTGCCCTCAGCATGACCAGTGCAAGTGTTCCGTTTGCAAACCAGCGGGTGACGCGGATCTTCGTCTCTGCAACAACGTCAGCTACGATGACACGGAGAACACCGAGGCTACCTGGGTCGAATGCTTTACCCCGTCTTGCCGCGCTCAGTATGTCGTTTACAACCCAGAGACACTCAACGTCCGCGCCAAGTGCTACTACTGCCGACACGAAAACTCGCCCGGGGCTGAAAGCAAGACAGCTCCTTGTGTCGAGTGCACCCAGTGTTTGAACCGCATCATCTATCCGGAATCGTATCGCTCGTCAGACTTCGATGTCTCGACCTTCAAGTGTTACGCCTGTGCGACGAATCGAGTCACGGTAGTCAACCACGAGACTTCTGCCAAGGGGTTGAGCAACGAGAACGGAGACGCATGGCTGCTACGCAACGAAGGTTCTGCGATCAAGGAACCTTTCAATGGACGGTCTCTCTTCCACACCATTTCCCAGGTCCCCGAGTCTCAACGATCAGCGCTCGCAACCGACGTTGAGGTCATTCCGTccgcccagcagcagcagccgatCAAGCTCACCGTTCGCGGGAAGCCGGTGCACAACCCTGCCGACATTGTCGAGTGTCTCAGTGGTTGGGTACATTCCCGACGGACCGAGTCTGGCGTCTGCAGCCTCTGTTTCTCCAATGTCAAAAAGACGGATCTCCGTCGGGCTTGCGGCCGCAAAGACTGTCATCAGCAAGTTTGTAGCGGCTGCTCAAAGGACTGGTACGGCCTTAACACTCGAGGAACACTGATCAACGCTGCGGCCCTATGTTGCCCCTtctgtcggcgccggccgatCGCCAAGACCGTTTCACCCTTCGGCGTGTCTCACATCGGCGACCTCAACACGGCAGTGGCGGACACGGAGTGGATCTACGGATGGTGCCAGGACTGTGGGTTCGCTCAGAGATACGCTGAAAGAGTGTGCGCAGCTGGAGCCCCCGAGGTCTCGGGATGGTCTTGCGATGGGTGTAAGAAGGGCGGCAAGATGCAGGTTCGAAACTGTCCTGGTTGCGGAACGccgacggagaagacgggagGCTGCGACCATATTACTTGCACGGTCCCCGGATGCTCTGCCCATTGGTGCTTCTCCTGCGGGAAGAACGTCGGGCTCAGCGACATTTACGCGCACATGAGCAGCGCCCACGGCGGCTACTGGGACACAGggggcgacgaagaggacgacggaTACGAGAACGAATAA
- a CDS encoding Putative PLC-like phosphodiesterase, TIM beta/alpha-barrel domain superfamily, which translates to MAPISNLGLKAALFLLPFASAASCSNQTHTRNGLTWTPRAVRMNHVQVIGTHNSYHREAPLAEHPAQAAILPNVQNYYYSHPALDVQATYQSIRNFELDIFADPDGGHYATRLVRRHAGLDDAPDPDLLAPGIKVLHVADADYHTTCKTLTACLGVVKAWSDAHQDHVPIPFMIEFKTSEAAIAAAGGAAPIPWNDTALLQGLDDEIRAVFGTDRLVTPDDLRRGNLTLEQSVLRHGWPDLESARGRVLFLMDNGPVHPVRDAYTDGRPNLEGRVLFTNSAPGNPDCAFQKLNDPTGAEQANIRAQVAAGYWVRTRADVPLDTLFSNDTTAMREAAFASGAQVVSTDFQAYGMSTRWDVDYAVRFEGGAAVRCNPVTAPEGCDDAALEPVEYVRN; encoded by the exons ATGGCCCCGATCTCCAACCTTGgcctcaaggccgccctCT tcctcctccccttcgccagcgccgcgtcGTGCTCCAACCAGACGCACACGCGCAACGGCCTGACCTGGACCCCGCGCGCCGTCCGCATGAACCACGTCCAGGTCATCGGCACCCACAACTCATACCACCGCGAGGCCCCGCTCGCCGAGCACCCGGCCCAGGCCGCCATCCTCCCCAACGTCCAGAACTACTACTACTCCCACCCGGCCCTCGACGTCCAGGCCACCTACCAGTCCATCCGCAACTTCGAGctcgacatcttcgccgacccggacggcggccacTACGCCACCCGCCTCGTCCGGAGAcacgccggcctcgacgacgccccgGACCCGGATCTCCTGGCCCCGGGCATCAAGGTCCtccacgtcgccgacgccgactaCCACACCACGTGCAAGACCCTGACGGCCtgcctcggcgtcgtcaaggcctGGAGCGACGCGCACCAGGACCACGTGCCGATCCCGTTCATGATCGAATTCAAGACctccgaggccgccatcgcggccgccggcggcgccgcgccCATCCCCTGGAACGACACCGCCTTGCTGCAGggtctcgacgacgagattcgcgccgtcttcggcacAGACCGCCTCGTCACCCCGGACGACCTCCGCCGCGGGAACCTGACGCTCGAGCAGTCCGTCCTGCGCCACGGCTGGCCCGACCTCGAGAGCGCGAGGGGAAGGGTGCTGTTCCTCATGGACAACGGGCCCGTCCACCCCGTCCGCGACGCCTACACCGACGGCCGCCCGAACCTCGAGGGCCGCGTGCTCTTCACCAACTCGGCGCCGGGTAACCCCGACTGCGCGTTCCAAAAG CTCAACGACCCCACgggcgccgagcaggccaacATCCgcgcccaggtcgccgcgGGCTACTGGGTCCGCACCCGCGCCGACGTGCCCCTCGACACGCTGTTTTCCAACGACACGACGGCCATGCGCGAGGCCGCCTTCGCGAGCGGCGCCCAGGTCGTCTCCACCGACTTCCAGGCCTACGGCATGAGCACCCGCTGGGACGTCGACTACGCCGTGCGCTTCGAAGGGGGCGCTGCCGTCCGGTGCAACCCCGTCACCGCGCCCGAGGGGtgcgacgacgccgcgctgGAGCCCGTCGAGTACGTCCGGAACTAA
- a CDS encoding Putative LysM domain-containing protein, with the protein MKFMLQSSVVAQLLCLGAVAEWTEPPHSTAIPNTIKDCTWWFVTGASDTCERVTATYGITQAQLVSYNPVLSTSCTFTTGNSYCIEQNWGAAPAPAPPSTTAPSVPTTLTTTTTTTRAATTTTTPGNGVATPTPIQPGMVSNCNKFYFVASGVTCSKVLGDENISLADFVKRNPNVGAECTGMWAEVNGCVGVIGGAATPPTTTTKPPPRMVTSCRKFHYVSEGNTCGQIISYNGITLANFVKWNTGVGATCQNMWATRISGS; encoded by the exons ATGAAGTTCATGCTCCAGTCAAGCGTTGTTGCGCAACTCTTGTGccttggcgccgtcgctgagTGGACCGAGCCACCACATTCGACCGCAATTCCAAACACCATCAAGGACTGCACCTGGTGGTTTGTCACCGGCGCATCCGATACCTGCGAGCGTGTGACTGCCACCTATGGGATTACTCAGGCTCAGCTTGTCTCATAC AACCCCGTCTTGTCCACCTCCTGTACCTTCACCACAGGCAACTCGTACTGCATCGAGCAAAACTGGGGAGcggcgcccgcgcccgcgcccccTTCCACTACCGCTCCCAGCGTGCCCACGACGTTGACaaccactaccaccaccaccagggCCGCGACCACCACAACGACCCCTGGGAATGGCGTGGCCACTCCTACGCCCATCCAACCCGGCATGGTGTCCAACTGCAACAAGTTCTACTTTGTCGCGTCGGGAGTCACTTGCAGcaaggtcctcggcgacgagaacaTCAGTCTCGCCGACTTCGTCAAGCGGAATCCCAACGTCGGGGCTGAATGCACCGGCATGTGGGCCGAGGTGAACGGGtgcgtcggcgtcatcgggggcgccgcgacgccgcccaccacgacgacgaagccTCCG CCCAGGATGGTGACCAGCTGCAGAAAGTTCCACTACGTGTCCGAGGGCAACACGTGCGGCCAGATCATCAGCTACAACGGCATCACCCTCGCCAACTTTGTCAAGTGGAACACGGGCGTGGGCGCCACCTGTCAAAACATGTGGGCCACTAGAATTTCCGGGTCATAA